Proteins found in one Falsirhodobacter algicola genomic segment:
- a CDS encoding putative DNA modification/repair radical SAM protein → MKRSLSEKLAILSDAAKYDASCASSGGERRSSRDGKGVGSSGGSGICHAYAPDGRCISLLKILMTNFCIYDCAYCVNRVSSQVERARFSVEEVVRLTMEFYRRNYIEGLFLSSGIIRSPDDTMADMVRIARTLREVEHFRGYIHLKTIPDASPELIDEAGRYADRLSINVELPTERALADLAPEKSATGIRQAMGKVRLKREESREVSHTGRRRARFAPAGQSTQMIVGADAADDRAVLANASNLYANYGLSRVYYSAFSPIPDASRILPLVKPPLMREHRLYQADWLLRFYGFGVEEVAAQGMLDLDIDPKTAWAVANRQAFPVDVNRAAREALLRVPGFGVKTVERILAARARGTVRYEHLVAMGAILKKAKPFITVPGWTARGLDAADLRARFAPPPEQLSLF, encoded by the coding sequence ATGAAGCGCTCCCTCTCCGAAAAATTAGCGATCCTGTCGGATGCCGCGAAATACGACGCCTCCTGCGCCTCGTCGGGTGGGGAGCGTCGATCCTCGCGCGATGGCAAGGGCGTCGGAAGTTCGGGGGGCAGCGGGATCTGCCACGCCTATGCCCCCGATGGGCGGTGCATCAGCCTGCTGAAGATCCTGATGACGAACTTCTGCATCTACGACTGCGCCTATTGCGTGAACCGCGTCTCGTCGCAGGTGGAACGCGCGCGGTTCTCGGTGGAGGAGGTGGTGCGCTTGACGATGGAGTTCTATCGGCGCAACTACATCGAGGGGCTGTTCCTCTCCTCGGGGATCATCCGCAGCCCCGACGATACGATGGCCGATATGGTGCGCATCGCCCGCACCCTGCGCGAGGTGGAGCATTTCCGCGGGTATATCCACCTGAAGACCATTCCCGATGCATCCCCCGAGCTGATCGACGAGGCGGGCCGCTATGCCGACCGTCTGTCGATCAACGTTGAACTGCCGACCGAACGCGCGCTGGCCGATCTTGCGCCCGAGAAATCGGCGACGGGCATCCGGCAGGCGATGGGCAAGGTGCGCCTGAAGCGCGAGGAATCGCGCGAGGTGAGCCATACCGGCCGCCGCCGCGCTCGGTTCGCGCCAGCGGGCCAATCGACGCAGATGATCGTCGGGGCCGATGCCGCCGATGATCGGGCGGTGCTGGCCAATGCTTCGAACCTCTATGCCAATTACGGGCTGAGCCGGGTGTATTATTCCGCCTTCTCGCCCATTCCCGACGCCTCGCGCATCCTGCCCTTGGTGAAGCCGCCCTTGATGCGGGAGCATCGGCTCTATCAGGCGGATTGGCTTTTGCGTTTCTACGGCTTTGGGGTCGAAGAGGTGGCGGCGCAGGGGATGCTCGATCTCGACATCGACCCCAAGACGGCGTGGGCGGTGGCGAACCGGCAGGCTTTCCCCGTGGACGTGAACCGCGCCGCGCGCGAGGCGCTCTTGCGCGTGCCGGGCTTCGGCGTGAAGACGGTGGAGCGGATCCTTGCGGCGCGCGCCCGCGGCACCGTGCGCTACGAGCATCTGGTGGCGATGGGTGCGATCCTGAAGAAGGCCAAGCCGTTCATCACCGTGCCCGGCTGGACCGCGCGCGGGCTGGACGCCGCCGATCTGCGCGCCCGCTTCGCCCCCCCGCCCGAGCAGTTGAGCCTCTTCTGA
- a CDS encoding DMT family transporter, giving the protein MRDRPIQGILWMLGTTLSFVAVNGAVRAAGSDLPSVQAAFLRFLFGVVLLAPVVPGLLRRRFPARIWGLFGLRGLFHAAAVIGWFYAMVHIPMAEVTAINYLNPVLVTVGGALLFKERFSWQRGAAVAVALIGTLIVLRPGLRAVEAGHLAQLFAAFMFAGSYLAAKRLSQDVPAGIVVAVMSLSVAVILAPAALMVWQTPSGTELAFLAMSALFATLAHYCMSRAFDCAPLTVTQPVIFLQLVWATLLGTIVFGDRVDPFVLLGGGLIIAAIAYLTFRDARRARQARK; this is encoded by the coding sequence ATGCGCGACCGTCCGATTCAGGGCATCCTGTGGATGCTGGGCACGACCTTGAGCTTCGTCGCCGTGAACGGCGCGGTGCGCGCGGCGGGCAGCGATCTGCCTTCGGTGCAGGCCGCGTTCCTGCGGTTCCTGTTCGGCGTGGTGCTGCTGGCGCCCGTGGTGCCGGGCCTGCTGCGCCGCCGCTTTCCCGCGCGGATCTGGGGCCTGTTCGGGCTGCGGGGGCTGTTCCACGCCGCCGCCGTGATCGGCTGGTTCTATGCCATGGTCCATATCCCGATGGCCGAGGTGACGGCGATCAACTACCTCAACCCCGTCCTCGTGACGGTGGGGGGCGCGCTCCTGTTTAAGGAGCGGTTCTCGTGGCAGCGGGGGGCGGCGGTGGCGGTGGCGCTGATCGGCACGCTGATCGTGCTGCGCCCCGGCCTGCGCGCGGTGGAGGCTGGGCACCTCGCCCAGCTTTTCGCCGCCTTCATGTTCGCGGGCAGCTACCTTGCGGCCAAGCGGCTGTCGCAGGATGTGCCGGCGGGGATCGTGGTGGCGGTCATGTCGCTCAGCGTGGCGGTGATCCTTGCGCCGGCGGCGCTCATGGTCTGGCAGACGCCCAGCGGGACGGAGCTTGCCTTCCTCGCCATGTCCGCCCTTTTCGCGACCCTTGCGCATTACTGCATGAGCCGGGCCTTCGACTGCGCCCCCCTGACGGTGACGCAGCCGGTGATCTTTCTTCAGCTCGTCTGGGCGACGCTGCTCGGAACGATCGTGTTCGGCGACCGCGTCGATCCCTTCGTGCTGCTGGGCGGCGGGCTGATCATCGCCGCCATCGCCTATCTGACCTTCCGCGATGCGCGGCGGGCCCGTCAGGCCCGCAAATAG
- a CDS encoding PRC-barrel domain-containing protein encodes MKNLALSTAILALMSGAALAQTSPDASNPTTATGQEQPPLTGRDASPSDPGTLDTGNEGGEPAMDAQSNDTPMGSEAEQPGTMSDPMPGESDTAPEGMDSTDPGMDAPTPAPGMDDTTAGSDPSMATPEGYAPVDMATLTADQLDGATVYDQNEADVGEISEVMPEEGMPETVIVDVGGFLGLGERSVALNVSELSFYQEVDGDELRAFTMMTEDELKELPEYEE; translated from the coding sequence ATGAAGAACCTTGCGCTTTCGACGGCCATTCTTGCCCTGATGTCGGGTGCCGCCCTTGCCCAGACTTCGCCGGATGCGAGCAACCCGACCACCGCCACCGGCCAAGAGCAGCCGCCGCTGACCGGCCGCGATGCATCGCCCTCGGATCCGGGCACGCTCGACACCGGCAACGAAGGCGGTGAGCCTGCGATGGACGCGCAGTCGAACGACACGCCCATGGGGTCCGAGGCGGAACAGCCCGGCACCATGAGCGATCCGATGCCCGGCGAGAGCGACACCGCCCCCGAAGGCATGGACAGCACCGATCCGGGCATGGACGCGCCGACGCCCGCCCCGGGCATGGACGACACCACCGCCGGCAGCGATCCGTCGATGGCGACGCCCGAAGGCTATGCGCCGGTCGATATGGCCACGCTGACGGCCGATCAACTGGATGGCGCCACCGTCTATGACCAGAACGAGGCCGATGTCGGCGAAATCTCGGAAGTGATGCCCGAAGAGGGGATGCCCGAGACGGTGATCGTCGATGTGGGCGGTTTCCTTGGTCTGGGCGAGCGGTCGGTCGCGCTGAACGTGTCCGAACTGTCCTTCTATCAGGAAGTCGATGGCGACGAGCTGCGCGCCTTCACGATGATGACCGAAGACGAGCTGAAGGAGCTTCCCGAATACGAGGAATGA
- a CDS encoding sugar phosphate nucleotidyltransferase, with the protein MSTTATLDLSRTLGVLLAGGQGSRLYDLTQHECKPALAFGDNRRIVDFTIAGSVRAGLRNLLVGTQYCPGTLNMHMRHRWGNAFDRMILRHGPTVTGDEQGYAGTAAVLAANMAEIDASGAEEVVVLAGDHVYDMDLTAMIADHRMMGADVTVAVDAVPLRDASSFGVMGTDADGRIRMFVEKPLDPPHMPGDPSRALASMGIYVFRWSWLRPVLLEDMTNPRSGHDFGKDILPRAVMAGHAFAHTRPVDAEGRAPYWRDVGTLDAFRQTWIDLRDGLVRCRRPEDVTARRDLDPGHDGFTGHMLRAGGIALSPPLSGARRWTLLDETVVMPGARVEPGAHLTRAIVAPGTVIPCDLTVGEDAAEDARWFRVTAGGTTLVTQAMLDRRASKRIPVHASSAITLGRI; encoded by the coding sequence ATGTCGACCACCGCCACACTCGATCTTTCACGGACGCTGGGCGTCCTGCTGGCGGGGGGTCAGGGCTCGCGCCTGTACGATCTGACGCAGCACGAATGCAAGCCCGCGCTGGCCTTCGGCGACAACCGCCGCATCGTCGATTTCACGATCGCAGGCAGCGTCCGGGCCGGGCTGCGCAACCTTCTGGTAGGCACGCAATACTGCCCCGGAACGCTGAACATGCATATGCGCCACCGCTGGGGCAACGCGTTCGATCGGATGATCCTGCGCCATGGCCCCACCGTCACGGGGGATGAGCAGGGCTATGCCGGCACGGCCGCCGTGCTAGCCGCGAACATGGCCGAGATTGACGCCTCGGGCGCCGAAGAGGTCGTGGTTCTGGCCGGGGACCATGTCTATGACATGGACCTGACGGCGATGATCGCCGATCACCGCATGATGGGCGCGGATGTGACGGTGGCGGTGGACGCCGTCCCGCTGCGCGATGCGTCCTCCTTCGGGGTGATGGGGACGGATGCCGATGGCCGCATCCGCATGTTCGTGGAAAAACCGCTCGATCCGCCGCATATGCCGGGCGATCCGTCGCGCGCGCTGGCCAGCATGGGCATCTATGTGTTCCGCTGGTCGTGGCTGCGCCCCGTCCTGCTGGAGGATATGACCAATCCGCGGTCGGGCCACGATTTCGGCAAGGACATCCTGCCCCGCGCCGTGATGGCGGGCCATGCCTTCGCCCATACCCGCCCCGTCGATGCCGAAGGGCGCGCCCCCTATTGGCGCGATGTCGGCACGCTGGACGCCTTTCGCCAAACATGGATCGACCTGCGCGACGGCCTCGTGCGCTGCCGCCGCCCCGAGGATGTGACCGCGCGCCGCGACCTCGATCCCGGCCATGACGGATTCACCGGCCATATGCTGCGCGCGGGCGGCATCGCCCTCAGCCCGCCCTTGTCGGGGGCGCGCCGCTGGACGCTGCTGGATGAGACGGTGGTCATGCCGGGGGCGCGCGTGGAACCCGGCGCGCATCTGACCCGCGCCATCGTCGCGCCGGGCACCGTCATCCCCTGCGATCTGACCGTGGGCGAGGACGCCGCCGAAGATGCCCGCTGGTTCCGCGTGACCGCTGGCGGCACCACGCTGGTGACGCAGGCCATGCTGGACCGCCGGGCCAGCAAACGCATCCCCGTCCATGCCTCTTCCGCCATCACGTTGGGCCGCATCTGA
- the treY gene encoding malto-oligosyltrehalose synthase, whose protein sequence is MPPLPTALYHLLLREGRTFQTAVDLLPHLIRLGVTHLYLSPILQATEGSTHGYDVTDPTKIDTSLGGREGFSALAAAAREAGIAIVLDIVPNHTAFNLENPWLLDVLKHGTDSRYARHFDIDWDKGRLLVPMLPSPFDPADFRLEEHAGGRLTNGALSFPLRPGTLPDSGRDDPETIARVHDAQPYRLSFWEMERDSITHRRFFNVTGLIGMRVEDEAVFEDTHALIFDLVRAGEVQGLRVDHVDGLTDPAGYLERLAAALPDTPVWVEKILTGPECLPPDWKTMGTTGYESARALARALTDAPGLEELDHLWRAATGRTGTFEEALETAKIEVIEGDLAAELLQLVDLGRAAIGPGAEAGDAWLREAILALLRHFPRYRTYLTDGTTRDEDRRILDEVLTAAAKDLRSDRVARALVRAMTDPATAEARRFRDRFQQVTGALLAKAHEDTAAFRWNRYLAANEVGSLPDEAVLDAAGFDAFVQRIAPGHVNLTSTHDTKRAEDARMRLVAISHLPRQFHALWQEANQLPGAQDVPANLRWYILQTLLAMWEDGRDDIAPRLTTHLEKAMREAKEITNWTHPRHDAEAGPLAFAAALASRWAEALPEAARALFRRADRLSLAQTALKFAMPGIPYIYQGTEGMQHLLTDPDNRLAPDFAALECSDAPKARLTRALMRLRFDERAFFEQAGARVDSPAPGLLRLIRSGDGPRRLEVTVELDGRDVSGGSLWSEGGVSVDWTA, encoded by the coding sequence ATGCCCCCCCTTCCCACCGCACTCTACCATCTCCTCCTCCGCGAGGGCCGGACCTTTCAGACGGCGGTCGACCTGCTGCCGCATCTGATCCGGCTGGGGGTGACGCATCTCTACCTCTCGCCGATCCTACAGGCGACCGAAGGGTCCACCCACGGCTATGACGTGACGGACCCCACCAAGATCGACACGTCTCTGGGCGGGCGGGAAGGTTTCTCGGCGCTGGCGGCCGCCGCGCGCGAGGCCGGGATCGCGATCGTGCTCGACATCGTGCCGAACCACACCGCCTTCAATCTGGAGAATCCGTGGCTTCTGGATGTGCTGAAGCATGGGACGGACAGCCGCTATGCCCGGCATTTCGACATCGACTGGGACAAGGGGCGCCTTCTGGTGCCGATGCTGCCAAGCCCCTTCGATCCCGCCGATTTCCGTCTGGAGGAACATGCCGGCGGGCGGCTGACGAACGGCGCGCTGTCCTTCCCCCTGCGGCCCGGCACCCTACCCGACAGCGGCCGCGACGATCCCGAAACCATCGCCCGCGTGCATGACGCCCAGCCCTACCGCCTGTCGTTCTGGGAGATGGAGCGCGACAGCATCACCCATCGGCGGTTCTTCAACGTCACCGGCCTGATCGGGATGCGCGTGGAGGACGAGGCCGTGTTCGAGGACACCCATGCCCTGATCTTCGATCTGGTCCGCGCGGGCGAGGTTCAGGGCCTGCGGGTGGATCATGTGGACGGGCTGACCGATCCCGCCGGCTATCTCGAGCGGCTGGCGGCGGCGCTGCCGGATACGCCCGTCTGGGTGGAGAAGATCCTGACCGGGCCGGAATGTCTGCCCCCGGATTGGAAGACGATGGGCACGACGGGCTACGAATCCGCCCGCGCGCTGGCACGGGCGCTGACCGATGCGCCGGGGCTGGAGGAACTCGATCATCTGTGGCGCGCGGCGACGGGCCGCACCGGCACCTTCGAGGAGGCACTGGAGACGGCCAAGATCGAGGTGATCGAAGGCGATCTTGCGGCCGAGCTGCTGCAACTCGTGGATTTGGGGCGCGCGGCCATTGGCCCCGGCGCCGAAGCGGGCGATGCGTGGCTGCGCGAGGCGATCCTTGCGCTGCTGCGCCACTTCCCCCGCTACCGCACCTACCTGACGGACGGCACCACCCGCGACGAGGATCGCCGCATCTTGGATGAGGTGCTGACCGCCGCCGCCAAGGATCTGCGCAGCGACCGCGTGGCCCGCGCGCTCGTCCGCGCGATGACGGACCCGGCCACCGCCGAGGCCCGCCGGTTCCGCGACCGGTTCCAGCAGGTGACGGGCGCGCTTCTGGCCAAGGCGCACGAGGATACCGCCGCCTTCCGCTGGAACCGCTATCTGGCCGCGAACGAGGTCGGCTCCCTCCCCGACGAGGCGGTGCTGGATGCCGCGGGCTTTGATGCCTTCGTGCAGCGCATCGCGCCCGGCCATGTGAACCTGACCTCCACCCATGATACCAAACGGGCCGAGGATGCGCGCATGCGCCTCGTGGCGATCAGCCACCTGCCCCGGCAGTTCCATGCCCTGTGGCAGGAGGCAAACCAACTGCCCGGCGCGCAGGATGTGCCCGCCAATCTGCGCTGGTACATCCTGCAGACGCTTCTTGCGATGTGGGAGGACGGCCGGGACGACATCGCCCCCCGCCTTACCACCCATTTGGAAAAGGCCATGCGCGAGGCGAAGGAGATCACCAACTGGACCCATCCGCGCCATGACGCCGAGGCCGGCCCCCTCGCCTTCGCCGCCGCGCTCGCCTCTCGCTGGGCGGAGGCGCTGCCCGAGGCGGCACGCGCCCTCTTCCGCCGCGCCGATCGTCTGAGCCTTGCGCAGACGGCGCTGAAATTCGCGATGCCGGGCATCCCCTACATCTATCAGGGGACGGAGGGGATGCAGCACTTGCTGACCGACCCGGACAACCGCCTCGCCCCCGACTTTGCCGCGCTCGAATGTTCGGACGCGCCGAAGGCCCGGCTGACACGCGCCCTCATGCGCCTGCGCTTCGACGAGCGGGCGTTCTTCGAGCAGGCCGGCGCCCGCGTGGACAGCCCAGCGCCGGGCCTTTTGCGGCTGATCCGCAGCGGGGATGGGCCGCGCCGACTCGAGGTGACGGTGGAGCTCGATGGGCGGGATGTTTCGGGCGGATCGCTCTGGTCCGAAGGCGGCGTTTCCGTCGACTGGACGGCCTGA
- the glgX gene encoding glycogen debranching protein GlgX: MTFAFDREASRSDVLGAEVDADGTNFAIFSDNATRIELCLFDPTGTKEIQRLDMPIMEGGIWHGYVPGIRPGQPYGYRVHGPYEPENGHRFNPNKLLLDPYAREIVGNTEWDDALFGYALPGDDLTFDERDSAPFMPKAVVTDPDFDWEAERALHYRWCDSLVYEAHVKGLTQRHPGVPEADRGTFAGLASDAVIEHLHRIGATAIELLPIHGFLHDRHLQEKGLSNYWGYNSIAFFAPHRGYLKSGKPREVKETIRKFHRAGIEVILDVVYNHTAEGNERGPTLSFKGIDNASYYLLSPENKRHAFDTTGTGNTLNVAHPMVLRMVLDSLRYWVQVMHVDGFRFDLASTLGREPQGFEREGGFFAAIRQDPVLSKVKLIAEPWDVGEGGYQVGGFPWPFREWNDKARDDLRAFWKRQGGMVPDVSQRLAGSPVQFNHSHRPATSSVNFLAAHDGFTLWDTVSYNDKHNDANGEDNRDGHSHNLSDNMGIEGATDDPGVNGSRERRVKAMLGSLFFSQGVPMLLAGDEIGQTQGGNNNAYCQDNEIAWLDWDKARDTLTQAVADLMSFRKEVGLSRIRWATAPDDGIDGPVVTWHHPEGREMTAEDWDAGLEVIGMRLLTGERDVLVILNAGDEGPFVLPEGTWTKRIDTALDPVACSDRVTGTVDLNWQSASAYLRA, from the coding sequence ATGACATTCGCCTTTGACCGCGAGGCTTCCCGTTCGGACGTTCTGGGCGCGGAGGTGGATGCCGATGGCACGAACTTCGCCATCTTCTCCGACAACGCGACCCGGATCGAGCTGTGCCTGTTTGATCCGACCGGCACCAAGGAGATCCAGCGCCTCGACATGCCCATCATGGAGGGCGGCATCTGGCACGGCTATGTTCCGGGCATCCGTCCGGGGCAGCCCTATGGCTACCGCGTCCACGGCCCGTACGAGCCGGAGAACGGCCACCGCTTCAACCCCAACAAGCTGCTGCTCGATCCCTATGCCCGCGAGATCGTGGGCAATACCGAATGGGATGATGCGCTGTTCGGCTATGCCCTGCCCGGCGACGATCTGACCTTTGACGAACGCGACAGCGCGCCGTTCATGCCCAAGGCCGTCGTCACCGATCCCGATTTCGATTGGGAGGCGGAGCGCGCGCTGCATTACCGCTGGTGCGACAGCCTTGTTTACGAGGCGCATGTGAAGGGCCTGACGCAGCGCCATCCCGGCGTGCCCGAGGCCGATCGCGGCACCTTCGCGGGCCTAGCCTCGGACGCGGTGATCGAGCATCTGCACCGCATCGGCGCCACCGCGATCGAGCTTTTGCCGATCCACGGCTTCCTGCACGATCGCCACCTTCAGGAAAAGGGGCTGTCGAACTACTGGGGCTACAACTCCATCGCCTTCTTCGCGCCCCATCGCGGCTATCTCAAATCCGGCAAACCGCGCGAGGTGAAGGAGACGATCCGCAAGTTCCACCGCGCGGGGATCGAGGTGATCCTCGATGTCGTCTACAACCACACCGCCGAAGGGAACGAGCGTGGCCCGACCCTGTCCTTCAAGGGGATCGACAACGCCTCTTACTACCTTCTCAGCCCCGAGAACAAACGCCATGCCTTCGACACGACCGGCACCGGCAACACGCTGAACGTCGCGCATCCGATGGTGCTGCGCATGGTTCTCGACAGCCTGCGCTATTGGGTGCAGGTGATGCATGTGGACGGGTTCCGCTTCGATCTGGCCTCGACCCTTGGGCGGGAGCCGCAGGGCTTCGAGCGCGAGGGCGGCTTCTTCGCCGCCATCCGGCAGGACCCGGTCCTGTCCAAGGTGAAGCTGATCGCCGAGCCGTGGGATGTCGGCGAAGGCGGCTATCAGGTCGGCGGCTTCCCATGGCCGTTCCGCGAATGGAACGACAAGGCCCGCGACGATCTGCGCGCCTTCTGGAAACGGCAGGGCGGCATGGTGCCCGATGTCAGCCAGCGGCTGGCCGGATCGCCGGTACAGTTCAACCATTCGCACCGCCCGGCCACGAGTTCGGTGAACTTCCTTGCCGCGCATGACGGCTTCACGCTGTGGGATACGGTCTCCTACAACGACAAGCACAATGACGCGAATGGCGAGGACAACCGCGACGGCCATTCCCACAACCTTTCCGACAATATGGGCATCGAAGGGGCGACCGACGATCCGGGCGTCAACGGCTCGCGCGAACGGCGGGTGAAGGCGATGCTCGGCTCGCTCTTCTTCAGTCAGGGCGTTCCGATGCTGCTGGCCGGGGATGAGATCGGCCAGACGCAGGGCGGCAACAACAACGCCTATTGTCAGGACAACGAGATCGCATGGCTGGATTGGGACAAGGCGCGGGATACGCTGACGCAGGCCGTGGCCGATCTGATGTCCTTCCGCAAGGAGGTCGGCCTTAGCCGCATCCGCTGGGCCACCGCGCCGGATGACGGCATCGACGGGCCGGTCGTCACATGGCACCACCCCGAGGGCCGCGAGATGACCGCCGAGGATTGGGATGCCGGCCTCGAGGTGATCGGGATGCGCCTTCTGACCGGGGAGCGCGACGTGCTCGTGATCCTGAACGCCGGGGACGAGGGGCCGTTCGTGTTGCCCGAGGGGACATGGACAAAGCGGATCGACACCGCGCTCGATCCCGTCGCCTGCTCGGACCGCGTGACGGGCACGGTCGATCTGAACTGGCAGAGCGCCAGCGCCTATTTGCGGGCCTGA
- a CDS encoding UdgX family uracil-DNA binding protein (This protein belongs to the uracil DNA glycosylase superfamily, members of which act in excision repair of DNA. However, it belongs more specifically to UdgX branch, whose founding member was found to bind uracil in DNA (where it does not belong), without cleaving it, appears to promote DNA repair by a pathway involving RecA, rather than base excision.) produces the protein MMRIALPVIGTVAAWRGHVRRLAAEGVAPEAVRWSVGAETPDLLDPDHPPVPPQRLTIARDALREIETALCHRDPERFARAHALVLRLNDGLVWGDRTDTAMRRLLEQAKAVRRDIHKMHAFVRFREVPSDGPRRAFAAWFEPDHRIVEAGTPFFADRFGDMDWVIATPEVTARFDGTLRFEETGAAAPPPPDATEDLWRTYYASIFNPARVMVKAMQSEMPKKYWKNLPEADLIPDLIRGADARVRAMAAREAAEAPARRLAAARTMAMPERPTPEAGTLEALGAAAAVCTRCPLYGPATQTVFGEGPHDAPIVIVGEQPGDHEDLAGRPFVGPAGRVFDEEAAAAGLDRSRVYVTNAVKHFKFAPRGKRRIHQRPDTGEVRACTPWLDGELDLIRPKLIVAMGATALQALTGKGEGILKRRSTIETGRAGLPVLITVHPSYLLRLPDPALAAAERARFREDLAQAAGWL, from the coding sequence CTGATGCGGATCGCGCTGCCGGTCATCGGAACGGTGGCGGCGTGGCGCGGGCATGTGCGCCGCCTTGCCGCCGAGGGCGTCGCCCCCGAGGCCGTCCGGTGGAGCGTCGGGGCCGAAACCCCGGACCTGCTCGATCCCGATCACCCCCCCGTGCCCCCGCAGCGGCTGACCATCGCCCGCGATGCGCTGCGCGAGATCGAAACCGCACTCTGCCATCGTGATCCCGAACGCTTCGCCCGTGCCCATGCCCTCGTGCTGCGGCTGAATGACGGGCTGGTTTGGGGCGACCGGACGGATACGGCGATGCGCCGCCTGCTGGAACAGGCAAAGGCCGTGCGCCGCGACATCCACAAGATGCACGCATTCGTCCGCTTTCGCGAGGTGCCGTCGGACGGTCCGCGCCGCGCCTTTGCCGCGTGGTTCGAGCCGGATCACCGGATTGTGGAGGCAGGAACCCCCTTCTTCGCCGATCGTTTCGGCGACATGGATTGGGTGATCGCAACCCCCGAGGTGACGGCCCGTTTCGACGGCACCCTGCGCTTCGAGGAGACGGGCGCCGCCGCGCCGCCGCCGCCCGATGCGACCGAGGATCTGTGGCGCACCTATTACGCCAGCATCTTCAACCCCGCCCGCGTGATGGTGAAGGCGATGCAGAGCGAGATGCCGAAGAAGTACTGGAAAAACCTGCCCGAGGCGGACCTGATCCCGGACCTGATCCGCGGCGCCGATGCCCGCGTGCGCGCCATGGCCGCGCGCGAGGCCGCCGAGGCCCCCGCGCGCCGCCTTGCCGCCGCCCGCACCATGGCCATGCCCGAACGCCCCACCCCCGAGGCCGGCACCTTGGAGGCGCTGGGCGCCGCCGCCGCCGTCTGCACCCGTTGCCCGCTATATGGCCCCGCCACCCAGACCGTCTTTGGCGAGGGGCCGCACGATGCCCCCATCGTCATCGTGGGCGAACAGCCGGGCGATCACGAGGATCTGGCGGGCCGCCCCTTCGTCGGCCCCGCCGGACGCGTCTTCGACGAAGAGGCGGCGGCGGCGGGCCTCGATCGCAGCCGCGTCTATGTCACGAATGCGGTGAAGCATTTCAAATTCGCCCCGCGCGGCAAGCGCCGCATCCACCAGCGCCCCGATACCGGCGAGGTGCGGGCCTGCACCCCATGGCTGGACGGCGAACTGGATCTGATCCGCCCGAAGCTGATCGTGGCGATGGGGGCGACGGCGCTGCAGGCGCTGACCGGCAAGGGCGAGGGCATCCTGAAGCGGCGCAGCACGATCGAGACGGGCCGCGCGGGCCTTCCGGTGCTGATCACCGTGCACCCGTCCTATCTTCTGCGCCTGCCGGACCCGGCGCTGGCGGCGGCGGAGCGGGCGCGCTTTCGCGAGGATCTGGCGCAGGCGGCGGGCTGGCTCTGA